Proteins from one Impatiens glandulifera chromosome 2, dImpGla2.1, whole genome shotgun sequence genomic window:
- the LOC124927270 gene encoding 40S ribosomal protein S30: protein MGKVHGSLARAGKVRGQTPKVAKQDKKKQPRGRAHKRIQYNRRFVTAVVGFGKKRGPNSSEK from the exons ATGG GTAAGGTTCACGGATCGCTTGCTCGTGCCGGAAAAGTTAGAGGGCAGACCCCTAAGGTTGCCAAGCAAGACAAGAAGAAGCAGCCCCGCGGTCGCGCCCACAAGCGTATTCAGTACAACCGCCGTTTCGTCACTGCCG TTGTTGGCTTTGGGAAGAAGAGGGGACCCAATTCTTCAGAGAAGtaa